The Shewanella zhangzhouensis genome has a window encoding:
- a CDS encoding bifunctional diguanylate cyclase/phosphodiesterase, translated as MNIDIYPFRDNSLLRKLINKRRTWITLYAVLTLSFEILLYATGDYVLFYPGSGVVYAALLILPKHYLSDLVFLSGIFVVDFLIKVLFQGYQVHFAVPLSISFIFQAWLGAYLIYRFAPAYVVPKTYKGMLVFIAVGCLIPVLLTNNIPAFLYWLDGESYLQTWLLLSSHRALSVLLIAPLFLLCADHLRNNYSNVKIRYSWVAWLTICLTSLILFMSIDIDTHELINYSFLLMPAFLFCAVRYSLVFNALISLSVGLIFLQRYNIVHNIAHEVDWSEKITLFVFVFFNHTMILIISGVIFEREDALARSNKMSHIYQLFSNVNQLLIGRELSESIVFKKICGIISESVDFISLAYISVVDEVSVLKKRDPGVLTDFHTEDINDFSSGDACFLVISHAGCFLHRDSDNKHIGNNPFNNLDMDQESKCSRHFSIYKDGAHYATLSIIVTYEYFIDEDVEKLFNSMANNISYSLGVLSERNRLHVISEAFEHSKEAIVITNSHGDIVDINPSFSSLTGYSLEEVVGKNPRFLKSGVVNNDFYEDMWATIIEYGHWTGEFCNRKKNGEVYNQRGTISAIRDSGGAVKHFVGIMEDVTEHKKQEQEIIRLANYDILTGLPNRKMLNHQFEIKLNGINKSSQLAVLFIDLDEFKNINDAFGHQFGDSLLVAVTERMRSFIGVDCILSRFGGDEFILIYEVDEISANDFSRELIDVVSQPYYIGHQRVSISCSIGISFAPRDSRSLDELIGYSDVAMYKSKSIGRSAYSFYSPYMRAQIIEKVELRHEIDDALKCNQFVLFYQPKVDIKSNILVGFEALVRWQHPSKGLLAPGNFVSMAEESGQIISIDYWVLEAVVIQLSKWLRSNANVLPVSLNISLSIFREEKFTKFLKSILKENNVPAYLIDLELTERVAMLDFNYTKLTLNALKKLGVSVSIDDFGTGYSSLAYLRDFPIDTLKIDRAFIADVHLDKNKQGIVSAILAISRTMGLSVVAEGVERDEELSYLKDVDCDCYQGYLFSKPVSVAQVEQQYLNIPIMLD; from the coding sequence ATGAATATTGATATTTACCCATTTAGAGACAATTCTTTACTTCGCAAGTTAATTAATAAGCGAAGAACTTGGATTACTTTATATGCGGTTCTTACGCTTTCTTTTGAGATTTTACTTTATGCTACTGGTGACTATGTCTTGTTTTATCCCGGTAGTGGAGTGGTATATGCAGCCCTTCTTATTCTTCCGAAACATTATCTATCCGATTTGGTTTTCCTTTCGGGTATTTTTGTTGTTGATTTTTTAATCAAGGTTCTATTTCAAGGGTATCAGGTTCATTTTGCTGTCCCCTTATCAATTTCTTTTATTTTTCAAGCTTGGCTAGGAGCTTATTTGATATATAGATTTGCTCCAGCCTATGTAGTTCCAAAAACATACAAGGGTATGTTGGTTTTCATAGCTGTCGGTTGTCTCATACCCGTTTTGTTAACAAATAATATTCCTGCATTTCTATATTGGTTGGATGGGGAAAGTTATCTACAGACGTGGTTACTATTGAGTTCTCACAGAGCATTATCAGTTTTGTTGATAGCTCCTTTATTTTTATTGTGTGCGGACCATCTTAGAAATAATTATAGCAATGTAAAAATTCGATACAGTTGGGTCGCTTGGCTTACAATCTGCTTAACATCTTTGATTTTATTTATGTCTATCGACATAGATACACATGAATTGATCAACTATAGCTTCCTTCTAATGCCCGCATTCCTTTTCTGCGCTGTTCGTTATAGCTTAGTCTTTAATGCACTAATTTCTTTATCAGTTGGCTTAATCTTTCTACAAAGATATAACATAGTGCACAATATTGCCCATGAGGTAGATTGGTCAGAAAAAATAACATTGTTTGTCTTTGTTTTTTTTAACCACACTATGATTTTGATTATATCAGGAGTTATCTTTGAGAGAGAAGATGCTCTTGCTCGCTCAAATAAAATGAGTCATATCTATCAACTGTTCAGTAACGTTAATCAATTGCTCATTGGTAGAGAGTTGAGTGAGTCCATAGTGTTTAAAAAAATATGTGGTATTATCTCTGAAAGTGTTGATTTTATTTCACTGGCATATATTTCTGTTGTAGATGAAGTGTCTGTTTTAAAAAAACGCGATCCGGGTGTGCTCACTGATTTCCATACCGAAGATATTAACGATTTTAGTTCTGGTGATGCATGTTTCTTGGTTATTAGTCATGCCGGCTGCTTTCTGCATCGTGATTCAGATAATAAACATATTGGAAATAACCCATTTAATAACTTGGATATGGATCAAGAGAGTAAATGCAGCAGGCACTTTTCTATCTACAAAGATGGCGCGCATTATGCCACCTTGTCTATTATTGTAACTTATGAATACTTTATAGATGAAGATGTGGAAAAGTTATTCAATTCTATGGCGAATAATATTAGTTATTCCTTAGGCGTTCTTTCAGAAAGAAACAGGCTTCATGTGATTTCCGAAGCTTTCGAACATTCTAAAGAAGCAATCGTTATTACCAACAGCCATGGTGATATAGTCGACATAAATCCATCTTTCTCATCTTTGACCGGTTATTCGCTTGAAGAAGTAGTGGGGAAGAATCCGAGGTTTTTAAAGTCAGGTGTTGTCAACAACGATTTCTATGAGGACATGTGGGCTACGATAATTGAATATGGACATTGGACAGGCGAATTTTGTAACAGGAAGAAGAACGGTGAAGTATACAATCAGCGTGGAACTATCTCAGCAATAAGAGATAGTGGTGGTGCCGTTAAGCATTTCGTAGGGATTATGGAAGATGTTACTGAGCATAAAAAGCAAGAGCAGGAAATTATACGCTTAGCTAACTACGATATTTTAACTGGTCTGCCTAATAGGAAGATGTTGAATCATCAGTTCGAAATTAAATTGAACGGAATCAATAAAAGTAGTCAACTTGCTGTTTTATTTATTGATTTAGACGAGTTTAAAAACATCAACGATGCATTCGGGCATCAATTCGGCGATTCACTGCTAGTCGCTGTGACTGAGCGTATGCGTTCCTTTATCGGAGTCGATTGCATCTTATCTAGGTTTGGTGGTGATGAGTTTATTCTGATATATGAGGTTGATGAAATCTCAGCTAATGATTTTTCCAGAGAGTTAATAGATGTTGTTAGTCAACCATATTATATTGGTCATCAAAGAGTAAGCATTAGTTGTAGCATCGGGATTTCATTCGCTCCGAGAGATAGTAGATCACTTGATGAGTTGATCGGATATTCAGATGTGGCGATGTATAAATCAAAATCTATTGGTCGGTCGGCTTATTCTTTTTATTCACCTTACATGCGAGCTCAAATTATTGAAAAAGTTGAACTGAGGCATGAAATAGACGACGCCCTTAAATGCAATCAATTTGTTTTGTTTTATCAACCAAAAGTAGATATTAAAAGTAATATTTTAGTTGGCTTTGAAGCGTTAGTCAGATGGCAACATCCCTCAAAAGGTTTGCTCGCTCCTGGAAATTTTGTTTCTATGGCTGAGGAATCAGGTCAGATAATATCTATAGACTATTGGGTACTAGAAGCAGTAGTTATACAATTGAGTAAATGGTTAAGATCGAATGCGAACGTTTTACCGGTTTCGCTTAATATCTCTCTTTCAATCTTTAGAGAGGAGAAATTTACCAAATTTCTCAAAAGTATTTTAAAAGAAAATAATGTCCCAGCTTATTTGATAGATTTGGAGTTAACGGAAAGGGTCGCAATGTTAGACTTTAATTATACAAAGCTAACTTTGAATGCACTAAAAAAGTTAGGCGTTTCAGTTTCGATAGATGATTTCGGGACTGGTTATTCTAGTTTAGCTTATCTTCGAGATTTTCCTATCGATACGTTAAAGATTGATCGTGCATTTATAGCTGATGTTCACTTAGATAAGAATAAGCAAGGCATTGTATCTGCAATTTTAGCAATTTCTCGAACTATGGGATTATCTGTCGTAGCGGAGGGTGTTGAAAGAGATGAAGAGCTTTCATATCTAAAAGATGTGGATTGTGATTGTTATCAAGGTTATCTTTTTAGTAAACCTGTTTCGGTTGCTCAAGTTGAGCAGCAATATCTTAATATTCCAATTATGCTGGATTGA
- a CDS encoding protein-glutamate methylesterase/protein-glutamine glutaminase, with the protein MIAKRSSSHCAEPAIKVMVVDDSAVVRQVLTQILNEDHEINVIASVSDPIFAMKRMENEWPDVIILDVEMPRMDGITFLKKIMSERPTPVVICSTLTEKGAETTLQALQAGAVNIITKPRVGLKDFLLDGCNDVVSAVKAASTAKLSNINASKNGPPKSKSVIKHISTRLSRTTQKVVAIGTSTGGTQALEAILSSLPSVTPGIVIVQHMPEKFTEMFAKRLDSICEIEVREAVNKDRVLPGLALIAPGGRHMRLKRSGAHYLVEIFDGPVVNRHKPSVDVLFRSVADQAGSNAAGFILTGMGDDGARGLNAMRQAGAYTVAQDEASCIVFGMPKEAIALGAAQSILPLNKIANEIMSSLTAEHL; encoded by the coding sequence ATGATAGCAAAACGGTCATCTTCTCACTGTGCTGAACCAGCTATTAAGGTAATGGTCGTTGATGATTCAGCTGTTGTGCGACAAGTTTTGACTCAAATATTGAATGAGGACCATGAAATTAATGTTATAGCCTCTGTCTCAGACCCAATTTTCGCTATGAAACGAATGGAGAATGAGTGGCCCGATGTAATCATATTAGATGTAGAAATGCCGAGGATGGATGGCATTACATTTCTAAAAAAAATTATGTCTGAGCGCCCGACACCTGTGGTGATTTGTTCAACGTTAACTGAAAAAGGTGCTGAAACGACTTTGCAGGCATTGCAAGCCGGCGCTGTTAACATTATTACGAAGCCTAGAGTAGGTTTAAAAGATTTTCTTCTCGATGGATGTAACGACGTTGTGTCTGCTGTTAAAGCAGCTTCAACTGCGAAATTGTCAAATATCAATGCATCCAAGAATGGCCCCCCTAAAAGCAAGTCGGTCATTAAGCATATTAGCACTAGGCTAAGTCGGACCACTCAAAAAGTCGTTGCTATTGGAACTTCTACTGGCGGTACACAAGCTCTGGAAGCAATTCTGTCATCATTACCCTCTGTCACCCCTGGTATAGTTATCGTTCAGCACATGCCAGAGAAATTTACCGAAATGTTTGCAAAGAGACTTGATTCCATATGTGAAATAGAAGTCAGAGAAGCTGTTAATAAAGATCGGGTTCTACCGGGGTTAGCTCTTATTGCGCCCGGCGGCAGGCATATGCGACTCAAGCGAAGTGGCGCTCACTATCTTGTTGAAATTTTTGACGGACCTGTTGTTAATCGCCATAAGCCATCTGTCGATGTACTGTTTCGTTCTGTAGCTGACCAAGCTGGTTCTAACGCGGCAGGATTTATTTTAACTGGCATGGGGGATGATGGTGCTAGAGGTCTAAACGCTATGCGACAAGCTGGGGCTTATACAGTTGCACAGGATGAAGCAAGTTGTATTGTGTTTGGTATGCCCAAGGAGGCGATTGCTTTAGGAGCAGCTCAATCAATTTTGCCACTTAATAAGATCGCAAATGAAATCATGAGCAGTCTTACAGCGGAGCATCTTTGA
- a CDS encoding chemotaxis protein CheD gives MRFIEKRPSSTLRTLKPAELFYGNGDIIVHTLLGSCVAITIWHPGYKVGGMCHYLLPVRQHYSNSNNHPPGHYGTDAIEYFLEKVKLKGLRPQSFEVKIFGGGNILHGVEQLEHAQNVAHVNVEQGRILLKRAGFNIKIEDVGGVRYRNVYFELISGDVWVQYGKHTKS, from the coding sequence TTGAGATTTATTGAGAAAAGACCTTCATCAACTTTGAGGACACTCAAGCCGGCTGAATTATTTTACGGTAACGGCGATATAATTGTTCATACACTCTTAGGTTCTTGTGTTGCTATAACGATTTGGCATCCTGGGTACAAGGTGGGAGGGATGTGTCATTATTTATTGCCTGTTAGACAGCATTATAGCAACAGTAATAACCATCCGCCAGGTCACTATGGTACGGACGCAATAGAATATTTCTTAGAGAAAGTGAAATTGAAAGGTCTTCGACCGCAATCATTTGAAGTTAAGATTTTTGGCGGAGGGAATATCTTACACGGAGTAGAACAACTAGAACATGCTCAAAATGTTGCGCATGTTAATGTCGAACAAGGGCGTATCCTGTTGAAACGAGCCGGCTTTAATATAAAAATTGAAGACGTAGGGGGCGTGCGTTACCGCAATGTATATTTTGAGTTGATTAGCGGTGATGTATGGGTTCAGTATGGAAAACACACTAAGTCCTAA
- a CDS encoding CheR family methyltransferase encodes MNDRYEVYNTGIVLTDKEFILFSSWMYNIAGIRLASNKRALVASRLSSRLRELKLISFGQYFDIISSTNTPAAVDERQRAIDLLTTNETFFFREPAHFEFIKDFVLPRKRGQTLRCWSAASSTGEEAYTLAMILARFHNGDWKITGTDICSRVISHAQQGVYSLMRSEHIPIEYLHDYCLRGIGSKSNSLKIKSELRKKVTFHKENLLNVQSRLGMFDVILLRNVLIYFDLKSKQQVIRNIIRQMKSDSLLIVGHAESLNGVTNNLQLVRPSIYSLKVS; translated from the coding sequence ATGAATGACAGGTATGAAGTTTATAATACAGGGATTGTTCTCACTGATAAGGAGTTTATTTTGTTCAGCTCCTGGATGTACAACATTGCTGGAATTCGTCTTGCGTCTAACAAACGGGCGTTGGTAGCAAGCAGGCTCTCTAGTCGTCTTAGAGAGCTTAAGCTTATCAGTTTTGGTCAATACTTCGACATAATTTCATCAACTAACACGCCAGCCGCAGTTGATGAGCGTCAAAGAGCGATTGATTTACTTACAACTAACGAAACATTTTTCTTTAGGGAACCAGCTCATTTTGAGTTTATAAAGGATTTTGTTTTACCAAGAAAGCGTGGACAAACTCTAAGGTGTTGGAGCGCCGCTTCATCTACAGGAGAGGAAGCATATACACTTGCGATGATTCTAGCACGATTTCACAACGGAGATTGGAAAATAACCGGAACAGATATTTGTAGTCGGGTGATCAGTCATGCTCAACAAGGAGTGTATTCATTGATGAGAAGTGAACATATACCAATTGAATACCTTCATGATTATTGCTTAAGAGGGATTGGAAGTAAATCCAACAGCTTAAAGATTAAATCAGAGTTGCGTAAAAAAGTAACTTTTCATAAGGAGAATTTGCTTAATGTTCAATCCAGACTTGGAATGTTTGATGTAATTCTTTTGCGTAATGTATTGATATATTTTGATCTAAAGTCTAAACAGCAAGTAATACGGAATATTATCAGACAAATGAAGTCAGATAGCCTACTGATTGTAGGTCATGCTGAAAGCCTGAATGGTGTGACAAATAATCTCCAGCTAGTACGACCATCTATCTATTCTTTGAAGGTGAGCTAA
- a CDS encoding chemotaxis protein CheW translates to MKEHPSGNTLSVSTYTEDSTVTPFLDQLEDCQYLTFMLNHEMYAFGILKVKEILEYGKVTTVPMMPNFIQGVINLRGEVVPVINLAQRFNLPAAEVTKRTCVVIVEVVAKDKTQVLGVMVDSVSEVLEIQPQDIRAAPAFGARINTDFILGMGKQKDNFVIILAEDKVLSVDQLSQVEQVFDNEFSDILADERKDE, encoded by the coding sequence ATGAAAGAACATCCTTCAGGTAATACTCTCTCCGTATCAACATATACAGAGGATTCGACAGTAACTCCCTTTCTTGATCAGTTGGAAGATTGTCAGTATTTGACGTTCATGTTAAATCATGAGATGTACGCATTTGGAATCCTTAAAGTAAAGGAGATACTTGAATACGGAAAGGTGACTACTGTACCCATGATGCCGAACTTCATCCAAGGCGTTATAAACCTACGAGGTGAGGTTGTCCCAGTGATTAATCTTGCTCAGCGCTTTAATTTGCCTGCAGCTGAAGTCACTAAACGGACTTGTGTCGTGATTGTTGAAGTGGTTGCTAAAGACAAAACTCAAGTTTTGGGCGTGATGGTAGATAGTGTTTCAGAGGTTTTAGAGATACAGCCACAGGACATACGGGCTGCTCCTGCTTTTGGCGCAAGGATTAATACTGATTTCATTCTTGGTATGGGAAAGCAAAAAGATAATTTCGTTATAATTCTTGCGGAAGATAAGGTCTTATCTGTCGATCAATTGTCTCAGGTAGAACAAGTCTTTGATAATGAGTTTTCGGATATCTTAGCAGATGAACGTAAAGATGAATGA
- a CDS encoding HAMP domain-containing methyl-accepting chemotaxis protein: MFKNITLGKKLGFGFGIVLLLLFANSGISFNGLYVADDGFMEYRDYARNANEAGRIQANLLSMRLGVLSYYTISNDANLQIKNERWKTLSELIPEAKALIVEPSQLKVYEQIESKLEVYDSDFKLMDEKISKRNDLVLNKLDVVGPLMERKLSQILTTAKQDEDLSAAYNASIALRHLLLSRLYVLKFLEGNEQAAIQRVKKESEEFISSLEVLSNELKNAERRALLSEVSSLAEDYFQSFADVTAVITERNQLYNELGKIGSEVADLIEDLKLAFKSEQDKIGPRLQTSNDRSLVIILSVSIVALIIGAIIAWFITRAVLRQIGGEPDYAAEMVRKISEGDLTIKLVTSSTDSNSLIANIQNMVDRLSRIVGDVNSASDALASAAEEVSATSQTLSQGASEQAASVEETSSSVEQMSASIEQNTENAKVTDDMAGKAAKEAKQGGEAVAKTVAAMKSIAEKISIIDDIAYQTNLLALNAAIEAARAGEHGKGFAVVAAEVRKLAERSQIASQEIGEVAKSSVSLSEQAGRLLEEIVPSIQRTSDLVQEISAASMEQASGATQINQAMEQLNSITQQSASASEELASTAEEMSSQAQQLQQLMTFFKTSHTNSFERPVTSKSRKSVVKNREQEQAKKFIEDEEAEYVRF, translated from the coding sequence ATGTTTAAAAATATTACTCTCGGTAAGAAACTAGGTTTTGGCTTCGGCATTGTCTTATTATTGCTTTTTGCCAACTCTGGTATTTCCTTCAATGGTCTATATGTAGCAGATGATGGTTTTATGGAGTACAGAGATTATGCGAGAAATGCAAATGAAGCTGGCCGAATACAAGCTAATCTCCTATCAATGAGGTTAGGTGTTTTATCTTATTACACAATCTCAAATGATGCAAATCTTCAAATCAAGAATGAACGTTGGAAGACTCTGTCAGAACTTATTCCTGAAGCTAAAGCGTTGATTGTTGAACCTAGTCAGTTAAAAGTCTATGAGCAAATAGAGAGTAAGCTTGAAGTTTACGATTCTGATTTTAAACTAATGGATGAAAAAATCTCAAAGCGAAATGACTTAGTTCTAAATAAATTGGATGTAGTTGGGCCTTTGATGGAACGTAAGCTTTCTCAGATACTGACGACAGCAAAACAGGACGAAGATCTTAGTGCTGCTTATAATGCGTCTATTGCTCTACGTCATTTGTTATTGTCACGATTATATGTTCTAAAATTTTTGGAAGGCAACGAACAGGCTGCCATTCAACGGGTTAAGAAAGAATCAGAAGAGTTTATTAGTTCTTTGGAAGTATTAAGTAATGAGCTCAAGAACGCTGAGCGTAGAGCTCTGCTAAGTGAAGTTTCATCTTTAGCTGAAGATTATTTTCAATCATTCGCTGATGTCACTGCTGTTATTACAGAACGCAATCAGCTTTATAATGAGCTTGGTAAGATAGGTTCTGAAGTTGCAGACCTTATTGAAGATTTGAAACTGGCATTCAAATCAGAACAAGATAAAATTGGTCCAAGACTACAAACCTCAAATGACCGTTCTTTAGTTATTATCTTATCAGTTAGTATTGTTGCATTAATAATAGGTGCCATAATAGCTTGGTTTATAACACGTGCGGTACTGCGCCAAATAGGTGGGGAACCGGATTACGCTGCAGAAATGGTTCGTAAGATTTCGGAAGGTGATTTAACGATTAAATTAGTAACAAGCTCGACGGATAGTAACAGTTTAATAGCTAATATCCAAAATATGGTAGATAGACTATCTCGAATTGTAGGGGATGTAAATAGCGCCAGTGATGCATTGGCTTCAGCCGCAGAGGAGGTATCCGCAACGTCTCAAACACTAAGCCAGGGAGCGAGTGAACAGGCCGCAAGTGTTGAAGAAACCAGTTCTTCTGTGGAGCAGATGTCCGCGTCCATCGAACAGAATACTGAGAATGCCAAAGTTACAGACGATATGGCTGGTAAAGCTGCAAAAGAAGCAAAACAAGGCGGCGAAGCAGTCGCAAAAACAGTTGCAGCAATGAAGTCGATAGCTGAAAAGATTAGCATCATCGACGATATCGCATACCAAACTAATTTACTCGCATTGAACGCCGCTATTGAAGCCGCAAGAGCAGGGGAGCACGGAAAGGGTTTTGCAGTAGTCGCTGCGGAAGTGCGCAAGCTTGCTGAGAGAAGCCAAATTGCTTCACAAGAAATAGGTGAGGTTGCTAAGAGCAGTGTGAGTCTTTCTGAACAAGCGGGTAGATTGCTTGAGGAGATTGTTCCGTCGATTCAGAGGACATCCGATTTAGTTCAGGAAATCAGCGCTGCGTCTATGGAACAAGCATCCGGTGCCACGCAGATAAATCAAGCAATGGAACAACTTAATAGTATCACTCAGCAAAGTGCTTCAGCTTCTGAAGAGCTGGCTTCGACAGCAGAAGAAATGAGTAGTCAAGCACAGCAATTACAACAATTAATGACGTTCTTCAAAACTTCGCACACTAACTCGTTCGAGCGACCTGTAACATCTAAGAGTAGAAAAAGTGTAGTGAAAAATAGGGAACAAGAACAAGCGAAAAAATTCATTGAAGATGAAGAAGCTGAATATGTTAGATTTTAG
- a CDS encoding chemotaxis protein CheA, which produces MELDAVLRTYFDECEELLEDMEQHLLLLESVKDEDISESFNAIFRAAHTIKGSAGIFNFEEIVSFTHVVESVLDKLRSNQIGINEQLVSLLFQSRDHIKTLVNNAELDFEPTPETRMLGEKLVEELNSIIGRNNLCKYDAEEECSNHESKVLAFSSDSNVLERTESNEVENDFWHISLMFGESAFRDGMDPLSFLAYLDTLGKIISIDAIHERIPGVQEFDPETCYLGFEIQFKSDASKQEIEDVFDFIREESEIHIIPPHSELAEYISLINDLPDIDIRLGEILVCCGALTTSELDKALAIQKAEVFQNDTKPIGEIISEKNSSLQPVLNAAVEKQVKIRDTIAKEQKSIRVDSDKLDDLINLVGELVTSGAGTSMQANLLGDSNMIESVSILTNLLDEVRDAALKLRMVPIGATFTRFQRVVRDISKELGKDISLVINGADTELDKSVVEKIGDPLMHLVRNAIDHGIEYPAVRLDSGKSKIGTITLNAFHDSGNIIIDISDDGKGLDANIIRAKAIDKGFLSDNDNLNEEELLNLIFEPGFSTAVKVTNLSGRGVGLDVVKRNISELRGRVDVKSELGKGTTIRIILPLTLAIIDGFIVSVKEQVFVLPLDRVHECVELEESKNLSSDVQPPLYLNLRGQVLPLIYLREHFEIVGLPPKRQNVVVVQAHGLMAGLVVDRLLGEFQAVIKPLGPLFSKVSSISGSTILGSGEVALILDIQGMIDAVAHRRDDDGLALSKK; this is translated from the coding sequence ATGGAACTTGACGCTGTACTAAGAACATACTTTGATGAATGTGAAGAGTTGCTAGAGGATATGGAGCAGCATCTTTTGCTTTTAGAGTCTGTAAAAGATGAAGACATTTCAGAAAGTTTTAATGCAATTTTTAGAGCAGCACATACTATTAAAGGTTCAGCCGGAATCTTTAATTTTGAGGAAATCGTCAGCTTTACCCATGTTGTAGAAAGCGTTTTAGACAAGCTGAGAAGTAATCAAATTGGCATAAATGAACAGTTAGTTTCTCTTTTGTTTCAGAGTAGGGATCATATTAAAACATTGGTTAATAATGCCGAGTTGGATTTTGAACCAACGCCAGAAACTAGGATGTTAGGCGAAAAATTAGTCGAGGAGTTAAACTCGATTATAGGTAGAAATAACCTCTGTAAATATGATGCTGAGGAAGAGTGCAGCAATCATGAGTCTAAGGTTTTAGCTTTTTCATCTGATAGTAATGTCTTAGAGCGAACAGAAAGTAATGAAGTAGAAAACGACTTCTGGCATATTTCATTGATGTTCGGTGAAAGCGCCTTTAGAGATGGAATGGATCCTCTATCATTTCTAGCATATCTAGACACTTTGGGTAAGATTATTTCTATTGACGCGATACATGAAAGAATACCAGGGGTGCAAGAGTTTGACCCGGAAACATGTTATTTAGGATTTGAGATTCAATTTAAGTCAGATGCAAGTAAACAAGAAATAGAAGATGTATTTGATTTTATACGTGAAGAAAGTGAAATACATATTATACCTCCCCATTCAGAATTAGCTGAATATATTTCATTGATAAATGATTTGCCTGATATAGATATCAGGCTAGGCGAGATTCTTGTTTGTTGTGGAGCATTGACTACATCTGAGCTTGATAAGGCTCTGGCTATCCAGAAAGCGGAAGTTTTTCAAAATGACACTAAACCCATAGGGGAAATAATTTCAGAGAAGAACAGCTCGCTTCAGCCTGTTTTAAATGCAGCCGTAGAAAAACAAGTAAAGATTAGAGATACAATTGCTAAAGAACAAAAGAGCATACGTGTTGATTCTGATAAATTAGACGATTTAATTAATCTAGTTGGGGAGTTAGTCACATCCGGAGCAGGAACTTCGATGCAGGCGAATTTACTTGGTGATAGCAACATGATTGAGTCTGTTTCGATTTTGACTAATCTGTTGGATGAGGTACGAGATGCTGCGTTAAAGTTGAGAATGGTGCCCATTGGAGCTACATTCACTCGTTTCCAGCGTGTAGTTAGAGACATATCAAAAGAGTTAGGTAAAGATATTTCCTTAGTTATAAATGGTGCCGATACTGAACTTGATAAATCAGTAGTCGAAAAAATTGGTGATCCTCTAATGCACTTGGTTCGAAATGCAATAGATCACGGAATTGAATATCCCGCTGTTAGGCTGGACTCGGGTAAAAGCAAAATAGGAACTATTACCCTGAATGCATTTCATGATTCAGGAAATATAATAATTGATATATCTGATGATGGTAAAGGTCTGGATGCTAATATTATAAGGGCAAAAGCAATCGACAAAGGGTTCTTGTCAGATAATGATAATCTTAATGAAGAGGAATTGTTAAACTTAATTTTTGAACCAGGTTTTTCTACTGCGGTAAAAGTCACTAATCTTTCAGGTCGCGGCGTAGGTTTGGATGTTGTAAAAAGAAATATATCTGAGCTTCGCGGTCGAGTTGATGTCAAAAGTGAGTTAGGAAAAGGGACCACAATTAGAATAATTTTACCGCTGACCTTAGCAATAATCGATGGCTTTATAGTAAGTGTTAAGGAACAGGTATTTGTACTTCCACTCGACAGAGTTCATGAATGTGTTGAACTTGAAGAATCAAAAAACTTAAGTTCTGATGTACAGCCACCTCTCTACTTAAACCTTAGAGGACAGGTGCTTCCTTTGATATATCTTCGTGAACACTTCGAAATTGTTGGATTACCACCAAAAAGGCAAAATGTTGTTGTTGTCCAGGCTCACGGATTAATGGCAGGTTTAGTTGTAGATAGATTGTTGGGTGAATTTCAAGCAGTGATTAAACCATTGGGACCACTTTTCTCGAAGGTCAGTAGTATTAGTGGATCAACGATTTTGGGTTCAGGTGAAGTAGCTTTAATATTAGATATACAAGGCATGATAGACGCTGTTGCTCATCGACGAGATGATGATGGCTTAGCACTGTCAAAAAAATAG
- a CDS encoding STAS domain-containing protein, with translation MIKVDQGENLNVKFLSGPLTIYQAEELFNEIKSWLKQGEQLIVDLGAVTEIDSAGVQLLLMTSKEQEAHGLSLSLVNHSKVVIKCFEALGVLALFSDPVFIAGSDDVTSIGEKGDC, from the coding sequence ATGATTAAAGTAGATCAAGGCGAAAATCTGAATGTGAAATTTCTCTCTGGGCCATTAACTATCTATCAGGCTGAAGAATTATTTAACGAAATAAAATCCTGGTTGAAACAAGGTGAACAGTTGATAGTTGATTTAGGCGCGGTAACGGAAATTGATAGTGCAGGTGTTCAATTGCTTCTAATGACAAGTAAAGAGCAAGAAGCACATGGATTATCTTTAAGCCTGGTCAATCATAGTAAGGTGGTTATTAAATGTTTTGAAGCGCTTGGTGTTTTAGCGTTGTTCAGTGATCCTGTTTTCATCGCAGGAAGTGATGACGTCACTTCTATTGGCGAAAAAGGAGATTGCTAA